One Glycine max cultivar Williams 82 chromosome 6, Glycine_max_v4.0, whole genome shotgun sequence DNA segment encodes these proteins:
- the LOC100788687 gene encoding protein disulfide-isomerase → MAGTVSTCFFFVFLLSLLLPFQISAEESSEKEFVLTLDHSNFHDTVSKHDFIVVEFYAPWCGHCKKLAPEYEKAASILSSHDPPIVLAKVDANEEKNKDLASQYDVKGFPTINILRNGGKNVQEYKGPREADGIVDYLKKQSGPASTEIKSADEATAFIGENKVAIVGVFPKFSGEEFDNFSALAEKLRSDYDFGHTLNAKLLPRGESSVSGPVVRLFKPFDELFVDFQDFNVEALEKFVEESSTPVVTVFNNEPSNHPFVVKFFNSPNAKAMLFINFTAEGAEAIKSKYREAAEQYKQQGVSFLVGDVESSQGAFQYFGLKEEQVPLIIIQHNDGKKFFKPNLEADHIPTWLKAYKDGHVAPFVKSEPIPETNDEPVKVVVGASLEDIVFKSGKNVLLEFYAPWCGHCKQLAPILDEVAISYQNEADVVIAKLDATANDIPSETFDVQGYPTVYFRSASGKLSQYDGGRTKEDIIEFIEKNRDKPAQQEQGKDEQEQGKDEL, encoded by the exons ATGGCGGGTACGGTTTCGACTTGTTTCTTCTTCgtgtttcttctttctctccttcTTCCTTTTCAGATCTCCGCTGAGGAATCCTCGGAGAAGGAGTTCGTACTCACATTGGATCACTCTAACTTTCACGACACTGTCAGCAAGCACGATTTCATCGTCGTCGAGTTCTACGCCCCATG gTGTGGTCACTGTAAGAAGCTTGCTCCGGAG TATGAGAAAGCTGCTTCTATCTTGAGTAGTCATGATCCTCCTATTGTTTTGGCTAAAGTAGATGCCAATGAGGAGAAGAACAAAGACCTTGCATCACAATATGATGTTAAGGGATTCCCAACAATTAATATTCTGAGAAATGGGGGAAAGAATGTTCAGGAATACAAAGGTCCCCGTGAAGCAGATGGCATCGTTGACTATTTGAAGAAACAAAGTGGTCCTGCTTCAACTGAAATTAAATCTGCTGATGAAGCTACTGCTTTTATTGGTGAAAATAAAGTTGCTATT GTTGGAGTTTTCCCGAAATTTTCTGGAGAGGAGTTTGACAACTTTTCTGCCTTAGCAGAGAAGTTGCGTTCTGATTATGACTTTGGTCACACTCTGAATGCCAAACTCCTTCCAAGAGGAGAGTCATCAGTTTCTGGGCCCGTAGTTAGGCTGTTCAAGCCATTCGATGAACTTTTTGTTGACTTCCAG GATTTCAATgtggaagctctagagaagttTGTTGAGGAATCTAGTACCCCTGTTGTTACTGTCTTTAACAATGAACCGAGCAATCACCCTTTCGTtgtcaaattcttcaacagtccCAACGCAAAG GCAATGTTGTTCATCAACTTCACTGCCGAAGGTGCTGAagctatcaaatcaaaataccGTGAAGCTGCTGAGCAATATAAACAACAGGGTGTCAGCTTTTTGGTGGGAGATGTTGAGTCTAGTCAAGGTGCTTTCCAg TATTTTGGACTGAAAGAAGAGCAAGTACCTCTAATTATCATTCAACATAATGATgggaaaaagttttttaaaccCAATTTGGAAGCTGATCACATTCCAACCTGGTTGAAGGCATACAAG GATGGTCATGTTGCACCATTTGTTAAGTCTGAACCCATTCCCGAGACTAACGATGAACCTGTTAAAGTGGTAGTTGGGGCCAGTCTTGAGGACATTGTTTTCAAATCTGGGAAGAATG TTCTGCTGGAGTTTTATGCTCCCTGGTGTGGTCATTGCAAACAGTTGGCTCCAATATTGGATGAAGTTGCTATCTCATATCAAAATGAAGCTGATGTTGTTATTGCAAAACTG GATGCAACTGCCAACGATATCCCAAGTGAAACCTTTGATGTCCAAGGTTATCCTACCGTGTACTTCAGGTCAGCAAGTGGAAAGTTATCACAATACGACGGCGGTAGGACCAAGGAAGACATCATAGAATTCATCGAAAAGAACCGGGATAAACCTGCTCAGCAAGAACAAGGAAAAGATGAGCAAGAACAAGGAAAAGATGAGCTTTGA
- the LOC100786187 gene encoding two-component response regulator ORR9, whose protein sequence is MEFLDTRKLQLQQQQLQQQPQHFHVLAVDDSVIDRKLLERLLRGSSCKVTCVDSGDKALKYLGLIDELDDTSSTTLESESSHPPPQPLQQEGIKVNLIMTDYCMPGMSGYDLLKRVKGSSWKDVPVVIMSSENVPSRISMCLEEGAQEFLLKPLQLSDLDKLQPYFLKSLDNSCEKESANSSIDSNNDNVINNNSNNSNNNNNNNISKRKAMSPEPHQEERSRPKMKELAVV, encoded by the exons ATGGAGTTTCTGGATACCAGAAAACTAcagttacaacaacaacaactgcaACAACAGCCACAACATTTTCATGTGTTGGCAGTGGACGACAGTGTCATAGATAGGAAGCTTTTGGAGAGGCTCCTTAGAGGTTCTTCATGCAAAG TTACCTGCGTGGACTCTGGAGACAAGGCTTTGAAATATCTTGGGCTAATTGATGAGCTTGATGATACTTCTTCAACCACTTTAGAATCAGAATCTTCTCATCCTCCACCTCAACCATTACAGCAAGAG GGAATCAAAGTGAATTTGATCATGACAGACTATTGCATGCCTGGGATGAGTGGCTATGATTTACTCAAACGAGTCAAG GGATCTTCTTGGAAAGATGTTCCAGTCGTGATTATGTCATCAGAAAATGTACCTTCCAGAATCAGCAT GTGCTTAGAAGAAGGGGCACAAGAGTTTCTATTGAAGCCTCTTCAGTTATCGGATTTGGATAAGCTTCAGCCGTACTTTCTGAAATCGCTTGACAATTCTTGTGAAAAAGAATCTGCTAACagttccatagattcaaacaatgacaatgtcatcaacaacaacagcaataacagtaacaataacaacaataataatattagcaAAAGGAAGGCCATGTCTCCTGAGCCTCATCAGGAGGAGAGATCAAGACCCAAAATGAAAGAGTTAGCGgtggtgtaa